GCAGCTCCCGTGCCCGCGATAAGCGCGAGCAAAAGAAGGCCTGCGCCATCGTCTGCAGATTGTGAACGCTTGAATCTCTTCTGTTTTTCAATGCGATATTCCAGCCGCAACGCCTCCCGCGTCGCGGCCAGCTCGTCGGATAACCGCTCGCGCTCGGCGCAGGCCGCATCGATCCCCGCCGAGCAGGCCCGCTGCGCGCGAGCGATAGCCGCCTCGATCTCGCGCGGCAGCGAAACCCCGCCGCCGAGCTGCGCGAGCAGCGACGCGTGGCGCGTTTCGAGGTCGGCGAGCGGCGTGAGATCAACAGCCCACACAGCACCGGCGGCAAGCGCGAGCGCGCTCACCCCGGCCGCGACTGCCTTTAATCGAGTGTTATTTCTTGTCGCCATCAGGCGGTGTCCCCTCGTCGACGGTCACGTCAACGGAGGAGACACGCGGGATGCCACGCTCGCGCAGGTAGGACTCTGCGTTCTCGATAGCGAGCGACAGCATATAGGCCGACAGCGTGAGCCCTTTCCGCGCGGCGACGGCTTTCAGGGTCTCTTTGTCTTCGGCGCTGCAGCGAATGAGTATCGACACTTCTTTTGCCATGCGGTCGTTTTTTCAGATCCGCGCGCTCCCTGCAATCCCGTCGTTGACGTTTGTATAACGTTTGTATATACAATTGCAATACAAGCGCAAGGCAAAATGTCGTGCGCCGCGCAAAAGTTGCGCGCTTGCAACGGAGAGAGCCATGGGTTTTTTTGGGAGCCGAGCGCCCGCGCTCAAACTCGAACTCACCATCACGGATCAGAACAGGCACTGGCGGCGAGACCAGCGGGCAGAACTCGCGCGGCTGCTGCGCGAGTTCGCGGCCTACACCGAACACAACGGCGTCATCCCCGCTCAGCAGGCGCTGAATATTGCGGACCCGGAAACGGGCCACTCGGTCGCGCAGGTCGTGAGGGTGGCGCGATGATTCATTACGCAATCATCGCCGCGTCGACCGCGCTCGGAGCGTATCTCGCGCCCGATCGGCGCGGCGACCTCGGCGCCGCCATCGGCGGAGCCATGGGATTCATGGTCGGCTGCGCCCCGCTGTTGTTGGCGACCGTAGCCCGTCACGCGCCACACCAGATGCGCGGCATCATCGCCGAGATCGGCGTCGTCGCCGCGATCCTCGTTGCGATCACGGTCGCGTGGACCGTCGATCCCGCGTCGCGCGACCTATATGGCCGCATCGACACACGAGCTGGGTGGTGGGGTGAGAAATGAGCTGGTTCAGCAAAACCAAGCGGCGCGGCACGAGCGCGCCGCCATCATCCGCCACCGGCGCGCTCGTGCCGTACAGCGGCAAACCGCCCGCCACGGTACCCACGCCCGAACCGCAGCCGGTGCGCGTCGAGCGCGTCGGCGCATCGTTGCCAGCCGTGGCTGGACGGGGCACTCACCTGCCCCAACCGCACCCGGCCACCCCGCCAATATACCCTCCTCCGCCCGCGCCGCCTCGCGCGCCGCACGGATACGGCGGCCATGTCGTCGGGCTTGGCGAGAAATGTTGTCTCGGCTGGCGAGTCGTCGCCCAGACGGATACGGACGGCGTGGAGCGGCTGACGTGTCGCCAGACTTTTGGAGCCCCGACGCGCAATGCGCGCGGAGAGGTGATCTACGATCCCTACAGTTTCGAGATCGCCGAGCACAGGCCGTACGAGGAAATCTGTCCAGCGCTGCGCGAGGAGGCGCCTGGACGGTGCTTCCTGAAATACGGGCGGAAAAACTGGAAAATCATTTAGAGAGCAAAGCCATGTTCTGGAAAAAATCAAAAAAGGCAGCGTTGCCGTCCCCGCAAACTACAGGCCGGGACCTTGTCCCGTCAGGCGGATGGAGCATGCCGGCTCCGACCCATATTTCCACAGACGGCGCTATCGCCTCCCAGTTTCCGGTGCAGTTACCGGCGGTTCAGCCGGCTGCCCCCGAGCAGGTAGCGCGCGCTGAGCGCGTGCCGGACGGTCAGCGTCGCTCGTTGACTCTCTTCCGCCAACAGCCGCCTGCGCCTCCATCCCCGCCCGCTCCGCCCAGCCATTATGACGGCGGTGGGTACGGCGGGGGATCTAGCGGGGGGAACTATCCGACCGCGCAGGCTCGCTGCTTTTTGGGGCAGTTCGTCACCAAACGCCGCGAGGAATATTACGATGGCGAGGGGCGCGTCTCACATTACGGACACGACATCCTGTCGTGCTCGACAACGTATGTGCACCATCAGGTGTATTATGGCGGCGAATACGGCACCGAAAACATCCACCGCGGCTATCACGAAGTCTGCCCCGCTCGCGGGAGCGGCCACGGATGTTTTTTAGTATCTTGAATATACCTGCATTATTGCGAAGCAAAAGCGCGGTCAAAACTGCGCTTTTTTTGTTTTTACATCGATAATTAAGTTTTTCACTTTACGAATACTGTTTTTTCGTTATTTTACAGGGCGCAAACAAAAGCCGCGCTCGGGGCTGGCACCCCGGCGCGGCGGAACCCTCTGGTAAGGAGAGAGCAATGCACACTACAACACCCGGATGGCGCGTGCAACTGGGCACCGGAGCCGTCCTGTTCGCGATGGCGGGCGCCGCCACGGCCATCGATCTCGCAAACAACATCGAATATGGCGCAACCTACTCCACCGAACTCGCTGCGATCATGGGCCTCGCGGCCGTCGGCCTCGTCGCGATCCCGACCGCCGCGAGCGCGCTCGGATGGTCACGCCACCTGAAACTCGCAACCGCGCTCTGCGTCGTGCTCACCGTGTGGGCCGCCGCGAATGCCTACACCGCTAAACAGGGCGCGGCGATCCTCACCGCCGAGGGCGCGCAGGCCCGCTATGCCGCCGCCCAGGCCGACGCCAAGCGCGCGCGCGAAACGCTGGCCGCGATCGCCGAACGCGGCCAGGCCGAGGAGCTGACGCGCCTCCTCGCCGACGCCGCGAAGGTGCGCAAGGCGGCGTGCCGCTACTCCGGCACGGCCTGCGACACCGCGCAGGCATCCGAGCGCACGCTCACGCAGCGCCTGTCCGACGCGAAAGCCCGCGACAAGGCGGAAGCCACGCTCGCGCTGGCGGAGGGAAAAGCGGAAGCGGGCCCGGCCGAGGCGTCGATGCTCGCGACCGTGATCGCGGCCCACGTCGGCGCGGACGCGTCGTCCGTGGCGCGGTGGATTTCCGTCATCCTCGCCGGGCTGTCGATCACCGTCACGCAGGCTCTGGCGCTGATGGCGGGCTATGCGGCGAGCCTCATCGGTGGAGCGCTCGCGATGCGCAAGGCGGCTGCGCCCAAGGCCAGGCGCGAGCGCGGCGCGCCCGCTCCCACCGGCGGCACGAAAGAGCCGCTGCCCGCGAACGTCGTCACGCTCGACGCGCATCGCCACTCTGTCAAAGCGTGGCTCGGTGAGGCGACGGTTGCCGGCGGGGAGATGCGGGGCGGCGAGGCGCTGAAGGCCTACAAGCGCTGGGCGGGCCGGATGGCCGACAGCGTGGACGCGGCGCAGATTCGCTCGATCCTCGCGGAGCTGACGGGCGCGGTCGAGCGCCGCAACTCGGGCTTCGTGGTGCGCGGTCTGAGCCTGCGCACAGCGTCCGCGCCGATCGAGGCCCGCGCGGCGATTTAATTGTGTTTGAAAAACACAATTCGGGCGGGGCGCGTTGCCCCGCTTTTTTTGTTTTACGCTGCTATTTGTTGTTGACACATAGGGCAATATGCCCTATGTTGGTTTTGTCAGCAGGGCAATAGTGCCCGCCCAGAAAGGGATCAAGACAATGGCTAACTACTCAATCGCATATTCTTGTGGTCACACCGCCGACAAGCAGCTTTACGGCAAGCACGACGAGCGCCAATCCTATATCGCATGGGCGGGCAAATCAGGTATCTGCCCCGCTTGCGCGGCCGCGAACGCGCAACGCGCCGCCGAGGCCGTTGAGAGTGAGTACGCCCTGCCCGCGCTCGCGGGCTCCGACAAACAGGTTGCATGGGCGCGCAAAATCCGCGCCGAGAAGGTGGGCGAGGCCGTCAAATGGATGGATGCCGTCGCCGCCAAGGTTCCGGAAGCCAAGCTTGAAGCTTACGCTGAGCAACGCGCCCGCGCACTCCAAGCGTTCTTCGCCAAAACGTCAGCGTCGTATTGGATCGATAACAAGGACGCGAATGGCCGCACACTAACTGAGGCGGCTTACAAGGAAACGCTCAAGTGAGTGGCAGCATTTCAATCGCGGGGCAGCCGGGAGGCTGCCCTTACGAAAGCGCACAAGAACCAGACGGCGCGGGCGATACCGCCATCGCCGCCATTGAGGCGCTTAATGAGCGCATGCAGGCGCGCAAACTGTTCGGCTTTCTCGGTCCGTCACTCGTCTCAGCGACCTACTACGATTGGCCTGTGCATGACACCTCGTCCCATGGTGCCGCCTACTATTCGCGCCGCGCGCCACTCTGGATTAGCTGTGATCCATCTATCGCCTACGGCGTGCCGCGCGTTATCGAGTTCGAGTGGGCCGTCCTTTGGCGTACCGACGATTGGTATGAGGTCGGATGGCATCCTTCCTACGGTATTCACGGGCTCGTTGGAGGGTGGGGAGATCTGATCTGGGACGCGCTCAACCCCGGCAAGCGGATGGCAGGTCAACGACGCTATTAATGGAGGCGGCCTTGTGCACCCTTACCCACATCACTCTGCTGACCGGGCACGCTGCCACCTTTGATCGTGGCACTGTACGCGACGACG
This genomic window from Rhodomicrobium lacus contains:
- a CDS encoding plasmid mobilization protein, with the translated sequence MAKEVSILIRCSAEDKETLKAVAARKGLTLSAYMLSLAIENAESYLRERGIPRVSSVDVTVDEGTPPDGDKK